DNA sequence from the Asticcacaulis sp. AND118 genome:
GCGTCGCGCGAAGGCGGTTCCACCATCTTCGACCAGCAGGAGCGGGGGACGGATGAATCCGGCGCCGAGACCGGCAGTTCCGGTTGTACGGCTACCGACCGCAAGTTTGCGGCCGGTCGCGCCACGATCGCGCGGAACGACAAGACCATCTATCAGGCTTTCGACTTTTACGATCAGAAAAAATACCCCGAAGCGCTGGAGATGTTCAAAACCGCCTACACCAAGATCGGTTACGAAGACGCCGCCTTCTATATCGCCAGGATGTACCTCGAAGGGCTGGGCACGCCCAGGAATCCGAAAGAAGCCATTGTCTGGTTCCGAAAGGTCGCCGAACAGCCCGTCGATCTGAGCAAGCCGCATCCGTTCGATCCGAAAGACCCGGAATATATGAATTCGCGGGCCGAAGCGACCATGACGCTGGCCAAGATTTACCTGACCGGCTACGGCGTGCCGCGCGATCAGAAGGAGGCGCTGAAGTGGTTCGAAAAGGCCGCTTCGATCGGCTTCATCCCGGCCTCGAAGATCGTCGGCGACGTCTATTATTACGGCAATGGCGTGCCGAAAGACCTCAATAAGGCCTTCAGGAACTATAGTGAGGCGGCGAAGTTCGGCTATGCGCCGGCTCAGTACGCGGTGGCGCAGATTCTGGAATTCGGCGAAGGTGACATCAAGGCCGATCCGCAGAAGGCTCTCGGCTGGTATAGCGAAGCCGCCAAGGTCAAGCATCCGGGCGCGCTCTACGCCATCGCCGTCGCCTACGACTCCGGTGAAGGTGTGGCCGCCGATCCGCAAAAGGCGCTGGTCTTCTACAAGGAAGCCGCGGTTGGCGGGAATCCGGACGCCCAGAACGCTATCGGTACCTACTTCTATCAGGGCGGCCTGTTGCCCAAGGATGAGGTGGCGGCGCGTCAGTGGTTCGAGGTTGCCGCGCTGAACGGTCAGGCCGATGCGGCCTTCAATCTCGCTGTCATGTATATGAAGGGCGAGGGCGGGCCGAAGGACGTGGTCAAGGCCTATGTCTGGTTTGCCGCCGCCCGCGTGAAGGGCCATGAAAATGCGGCGGCGGCCATGAAGGCGGCCCAGGCGCAGATGACCGACGCCCAGAAGGCAGAGGTCGAAACGCTGTTCGCACCAAAAAAGTAGTCTTGTTGCGAAACGACTGATAGAGACAGGGACATGCGCGTCATGTCTCTTTTTCTGTGCCTGCCGCTGGTGCTGACCTCCGCGTCGGCGCGGGAAGCGCCCTTGCCGCCGGCCAAGGCCTTTGCGCTGAACTGGGAGCGGCGCGGCGATGAGTTGCGGCTTAACTGGCGCATGCCCAACGGCTATTACCTCTACCGCAGCCATATCGAAGCGACCGACGACGCTGGCCGCGCGCTTGCGCTCACCACACCGAAAGGCCAGCGCAAGGCCGATCCGACCTTCGGCGATACCGAGGTCTATTACCGCACGGCGCGCGCCACGGTCCGCCATGCCGGTGCGGTGCGGCTGACCTATCGCGGCTGTCAGGAAGACGGCCTGTGCTATATCCCCGTCACCGTGCGCATTCCCACACAGGAGCGTTCGCGTCCATGATCTCCCGCCGTCACCTGCTGGCTGCTGCGCCGGCTCTCCTCGCCGCGCCCGCTCTGGCTCAATCCGCGCCGCCCGTGCCGAAATTGCCCGAAGTGCATAACGACCCGCTGGCCCCTGTGCTGGGTAATCCGAGTGGCGACGTGACCATCGTCGAATATTTCGATTATCAGTGCGGCGTGTGCAAGCGCCTGCACCCCATGCTGCTCGACGTGGTGGCGCAGGACGGCAATGTCCGGCTGGTGCTGCGCGACTGGATCATCTTCGGCGAAGGCTCGCACTATGCGGCGCAGGTGGCCTTGGGGGCGCAGGCGCTGGGGCGGTATCTCGATGTGCACCTGGCCATGATGGCGACCGGCAGTCAGTTGACCAAGGGCGATGTCTTCGCCGCCCTGTCCTCGACCGGTTTGACGCCGGCCGCGGCCCTGGCGGCCTATCGCGAAAAGGCCGAGGCCTATGAGGCGCTGTTGCGGCGCAACGACGCGCAGGCCATGGGCTTCGGCTTCAGCGGCACGCCGTCCTTCGTCATCGGTAATGCCGTCTATCCGGGCGCTTTCCAGAGCCGCGTCGATCTGATGCAGGCCATAGCCGAGGCCCGCGCGCGCCAGAAGTCGTCAGCGATATAAAGAAAAAAGGCCGCTCCGGAAGGAACGGCCTCAGTCAACAGACACGCTTACGCTACAGGACCAGAGTCTC
Encoded proteins:
- a CDS encoding SEL1-like repeat protein, coding for MRQRIAMKFHAGLCAVVMAAVPLGVLAQTTQAPAPQTVAKPAETKATTAAPIQAPAASGAEEVTDVTVFLKKKSSIPEQNMRIDTRRASSCGFFGSDGSADYIADYIRDTTGSYDANDPNNFSENSPLGDASREGGSTIFDQQERGTDESGAETGSSGCTATDRKFAAGRATIARNDKTIYQAFDFYDQKKYPEALEMFKTAYTKIGYEDAAFYIARMYLEGLGTPRNPKEAIVWFRKVAEQPVDLSKPHPFDPKDPEYMNSRAEATMTLAKIYLTGYGVPRDQKEALKWFEKAASIGFIPASKIVGDVYYYGNGVPKDLNKAFRNYSEAAKFGYAPAQYAVAQILEFGEGDIKADPQKALGWYSEAAKVKHPGALYAIAVAYDSGEGVAADPQKALVFYKEAAVGGNPDAQNAIGTYFYQGGLLPKDEVAARQWFEVAALNGQADAAFNLAVMYMKGEGGPKDVVKAYVWFAAARVKGHENAAAAMKAAQAQMTDAQKAEVETLFAPKK
- a CDS encoding protein-disulfide reductase DsbD domain-containing protein gives rise to the protein MSLFLCLPLVLTSASAREAPLPPAKAFALNWERRGDELRLNWRMPNGYYLYRSHIEATDDAGRALALTTPKGQRKADPTFGDTEVYYRTARATVRHAGAVRLTYRGCQEDGLCYIPVTVRIPTQERSRP
- a CDS encoding DsbA family protein — its product is MISRRHLLAAAPALLAAPALAQSAPPVPKLPEVHNDPLAPVLGNPSGDVTIVEYFDYQCGVCKRLHPMLLDVVAQDGNVRLVLRDWIIFGEGSHYAAQVALGAQALGRYLDVHLAMMATGSQLTKGDVFAALSSTGLTPAAALAAYREKAEAYEALLRRNDAQAMGFGFSGTPSFVIGNAVYPGAFQSRVDLMQAIAEARARQKSSAI